Proteins encoded together in one Onychomys torridus chromosome 1, mOncTor1.1, whole genome shotgun sequence window:
- the Tectb gene encoding beta-tectorin, translated as MLARAFILLALFAEASAKSCIPNKADVILVFCYPKTIITKIPECPYGWEVHQLALGGMCYNGVHEGGYYQFVIPDLSPKNRSYCGTQSEYKPPIYHFYSHIVSNDSTVIVKNQPVNYSFSCTYHSTYLVNQAAFDQRVATVHVKNGSMGTFESQLSLNFYTNAKFSTKKEAPFILETSEIGSDLFAGVEAKGLSTRFKVVLNSCWATPSADFMYPLQWQLINKGCPTDETVLVHENGKDHRATFQFNAFRFQNIPKLSKVWLHCETFICDSEKLSCPVNCDKRKRMLRDQTGGVLVVELSLRSRGLSSLCDFSDVLYHLILMLGICAVL; from the exons ATGCTGGCAAGGGCCTTCATCCTGTTGGCGCTCTTTGCAGAAGCCTCGGCAAAATCATGCATTCCAAATAAAGCAG ATGTCATCCTTGTGTTTTGTTACCCTAAAACCATCATCACTAAAATCCCCGAGTGTCCCTATGGCTGGGAAGTCCATCAGCTGGCACTCGGGGGGATGTGTTACAATGGGGTCCATGAAGGTGGCTACTACCAGTTTGTCATCCCAGACCTGTCACCTAAGAACAGGTCCTACTGTGGAACCCAGTCTGAG taCAAGCCCCCCATCTACCACTTCTATAGCCACATTGTGTCCAACGACAGCACGGTGATTGTGAAGAACCAGCCTGTCAACTACTCCTTCTCCTGCACCTACCACTCTACCTACCTGGTGAACCAGGCTGCTTTTGATCAGAG AGTGGCCACTGTTCATGTCAAGAATGGGAGCATGGGCACATTTGAAAGCCAGTTGTCCCTCAACTTCTACACT AATGCCAAGTTTTCCACCAAGAAAGAAGCTCCTTTCATTCTGGAAACATCCGAAATTGGTTCAGACCTGTTCGCAGGAGTAGAAGCCAAAGGGCTAAGCACTCG gTTTAAAGTAGTCCTGAATAGCTGTTGGGCCACCCCCTCAGCGGACTTCATGTACCCCTTGCAGTGGCAGCTAATCAATAAGGG CTGCCCCACTGATGAAACAGTCCTCGTGCATGAGAACGGCAAGGATCACAGGGCAACTTTTCAATTCAATGCCTTCCGGTTCCAGAACATCCCCAAACTCTCCAAGGTTTGGTTACACTGTGAGACATTCATCTGTGACAGTGAGAAGCTTTCCTGCCCAGTG AACTGTGACAAACGGAAGCGTATGCTACGTGACCAAACAGGGGGTGTCCTGGTTGTGGAGCTGTCCTTGCGGA GCAGGGGACTTTCCAGTCTCTGTGACTTCTCAG ATGTTCTTTATCACCTCATCCTGATGTTGGGGATCTGCGCTGTGTTATAA